The DNA region TTATCAAGTGCATCATATAATTCATGTGATAAACGCAAAGCCATAGATTTATCTGATCTTTTACGTGCTGAATCTATAATCCACCTCATAGCTAATGCATTTCGACGTATTGGACGTACTTCAACAGGAACTTGATATGTAGATCCACCAACACGACGTGATTTAACTTCTACAGTAGGACGAACATTTTCCAAAGCAATTTCAAATGCTTCTAATTCTTTTTTTTCTGTTCGTTTTGATAGATTTTTAAGAGCTGTATAAACAATTACTTCAGCAATAGATTTTTTTCCATCTACCATTAAAATATTAATAAATTTAGCTAACAATTCTGAAGAAAATTTTGGATCCGGTAGAATTTTACGAGTAGTAATAATACGACGACGTGGCATAAAAACTCCTTAATGTTTATATAATTCATGATATCAAGCAATTAAACTTTTACTTTTTTTACGCCATATTTAGATCGGCTTTTTTTTCGATCTTTAACACCAGCACAGTCTAAAGAACCCCTAATAACATGATATCGAACCCCCGGTAAATCTTTAACTCTTCCACCACGTATTAAGATTACAGAATGCTCTTGTAAATTATGACCTTCTCCACCTATATATGCTGTTACCTCAAATCCATTAGTTAACCTGACTCGACATACCTTACGTAATGCTGAGTTAGGTTTTTTAGGAGTAGTTGTATAAACACGAGTACATACTCCTCTTTTTTGAGGGCTATTCGATAAAGCAGGTACATTAGTTTTAATTGCTTTTCGTAAACGAGGTTTTCGAACCAATTGATTAACTGTGGCCATATAATTTCCTATTTATAATTAATTTTGTGATTAATTTCAATATAATAAAATTGAAATTATATTATAATGTAGAATTTTAAGACTGGATATATAAATCAAAGTAACTAAGTATATTTTACCAAGTCATCTGTGTTT from Buchnera aphidicola (Aphis helianthi) includes:
- the rpsG gene encoding 30S ribosomal protein S7, which codes for MPRRRIITTRKILPDPKFSSELLAKFINILMVDGKKSIAEVIVYTALKNLSKRTEKKELEAFEIALENVRPTVEVKSRRVGGSTYQVPVEVRPIRRNALAMRWIIDSARKRSDKSMALRLSHELYDALDNKGASVKKREEVHRMAEANKAFAHYRW
- the rpsL gene encoding 30S ribosomal protein S12 is translated as MATVNQLVRKPRLRKAIKTNVPALSNSPQKRGVCTRVYTTTPKKPNSALRKVCRVRLTNGFEVTAYIGGEGHNLQEHSVILIRGGRVKDLPGVRYHVIRGSLDCAGVKDRKKSRSKYGVKKVKV